CATCCCAGACAACATCGCGGTAACGCTGGGGATCCGTATCCCCTTCCGTACTAAACAACAAGATTTGAGATTGCGAAGTAAGGCCCAGCATTTCCTTAGCTTCTCGCCATTCGCTGCGCTCCAGCAACAACGATAACAGCCCTAGCGGCACCGCTCCGGATTCTCCGGAAATCACCTGTGCATCGCCGCGAAGCGGATTGCCAAGCACGCGCATACCGCGCGCCGCTACTTCATCGGAGCAGGAAAAAAAGAATTCCCCGTAATCACGCAGCAATTCCCACCCCATATAATTTGCTTCGCCGCAGGCCAGCCCCGCCATAATGGTCGTCAAATCGCCTCCAACCGCATGAGGACTGCCGTCATTCGCTACGGCAGAACGATACAAGCAGTCAGCTGGGCGTGCTTCCACCACGGCCAAACAAGGGCGCTCCTCTCCATAGCGCGCCGCCAGTACGCCTTGCAGCATGCCCGCCAGAGAACCGACACCGGCTTGAATCATCACATGACTAGGCGCCGTCAAAGCATGGTCTTGTTTTAACTGTTCCAACGCCTCATCCGCCATGGTCGCATATCCTTGCATAATCCAAAGCGGAATTTCTTCATAGCCTTCCCACGCCGTATCTTGAACAATAACCCAGCCTTCTTCTGCCGCTCGACGGGCTGTATAACGAACCGTATCGTCATAATTCCAGTCCATAATTTCCGCCTCAGCACCTTCTTGCCGAATCGCTTCTAAACGATATTCCGTCGATCCTTTCGGCATATAGACCACTGCTTTTTGCTGCAGCATCTTCGCCGTCCAAGCTACGCCTCGTCCGTGATTGCCATCGGTCGTCGTCGCAAAGGTAATATCTCCCAAGCGGGCTTTTACCTCAGCCCCCGTTAATCTCGAAAACGGAAGCTCGCTAATATCCATCCCCAAGCGCTCTGCTAAATATTTTCCCATAGCATAGGACCCGCCAAGACCTTTAAACGCATTAAGACCAAATCGGAAGGACTCGTCTTTTACATAAATCCCCCCGACTCCCAAAAGTTCCGCCAAACGAGGCAACGAACGCAAAGGGGTAGGCTGGTACTGCGGAAAGCTGCTGTGGAAAGCTCGAACTTTTGCAGTCTCCTCTAAAGAAAATTTTTCCGGAGAGCTCGCTGGATGTTGGTAAAATTTACTAGAACGATTATCTTGCCAACAAATATGCATGTTCAATCCCCTTTCTTTCAAGCTGCAAATTAAATTAGCAATTCTTATGCCAACCTTCTTTTCCTTATACCGTCAATTTGCCATAAAAAATCATAAAAACGGGTACATAAGACTCTGTTTTTCGTCTTACGCACCCGTTTTCTGAGTTCATTGGCAAGTTTTCACTATACATCTCTCTTCTTTTTTATCAAAATGATAATTTTTATCATTTTGATAAAAATTGAATCTTCACTTTCCGCACGCATTTCTTTCGTTGCATTCGCTTTTTTCTCATTTTGATAAAAAGGTGTCGCTGTTTTTTTCCAATTTTCGATATAACGTAGCCAAACCAATTCCCAACTGCTGCGCCGCCATTTTTTTCCCCTCTGTAGAGTGACCATAGCGCTTTAAAGCCTGCTGAATCAACTGCTTTTCCATGATTTCCAACGTAGGAAATTCGTCTGCAGCACTTGCTACATTTTTTTTGCGCAAAGTCCCCGGCACCAGATCCGCCGTAATCCTTCCGCCGTCTTCAGCCATATTAATCATATACTCCAACGTGTTTTCCAACTCGCGAACATTCCCTGGCCAATGATACGCGCGAAACAGCTCCCAAACCGCCTCTTCCATAGGCAACAAGGTCTTGTCAAAAAGAGACGCATAGCGCCTTACCAACGCCTCCGCCAACTCTCGGATATCCTCAAGACGCTCTCGAAGCGGAGGAATCCGCAAAGGAATCACGTTTAAACGATAATACAAGTCTTCTCTAAATTGATTCTCGCGAATTAGTTCCTCTAAATCTTTATTCGTAGCCGCTACAATTCTTACATCTACCGCCACTTGCTGGTTAGAGCCAACTCTGCACAAGGTCCGCTCCTGCAGCACCCGCAGCAATTTCACTTGTAAATACAGCGGCATATCGCCGATTTCATCTAAAAACAAGGTGCCTTTATGCGCCAATTCAAACTTGCCAATGCGCCCTTTAGGGTCCGCCCCCGTAAAGGCGCCTTTAACATAGCCAAACAATTCGCTTTCCAACAAGGGCTCCGGTATTGCACCGCAATTCAGAGCCACAAAGGGCATCTCCGCACGCCGGCTGGCGGCATGTACGGCGCGCGCCACCAGCTCCTTGCCTGTGCCGCTTTCTCCCGTAATCAACACCGTGGAAGAAAAAGCGGCCACGCGACGAATGCTCTCTCTCAGCTGCATCATCGCTTGGGAGCCGCCTAAGATATTTTCCACCGTAACTTGTTCGCTAAATTGGCTGTAATGATACACGTCGTCGCGAACCGTTCGCCAATCGCGAATAACCAAAATTCGATCGTATTCCGCTACAGATGGAGTTACAGGCAAAATCTCGCTCATGACCCGCAGCGTGCGGCCTCCGGCAGTCAGCCTCGCTTCTTCCCAACCATGGAGACTATCGCCAGTCAGGTGCAACGCCACTTCGCAGCCCTGCCATTCTTCTCCTAGCCCCAATTGTTTTTGCGCATGCGCATTTAAATGCACCAAGCGATTCTCTTTATCTAAAATGAGTACGCCGCTGCCCATGCGATCTAACACTTGATTCAACAATTCCATTAACTGTCGCTGCCGTTCCGCCTCTCGCTGTTCCGCCGCTTTGCTGCCAATAAATCCTGCCATTTGCTCTAAAAAAGACTTATACATAGATAATTTATTCCAAACATGCTCTCGTTGCATCTCCGTAAAACAGATCAAACCGATAATTCCTATCGTTTTATCCTCTAACCGTATAGGCGTACAAATTTCAAGTTTTTCATCACAACGGTGACAATGGGGACAGCCTTGACACAACGGATGCTCGCCCGGATTTTCGACAATTTGCGTCACTCCGCTCGATATGGCCGCTTGGTACACAAGGCCTTCCGCCGCCATATCGAGCCCGACGCGTTCCCGATAAATCCCAGTGCCTGCAATGCGACGAAAGGATTGGTCCATAATTTCCACATCCACGCCAATCACACCAGCCATAACCTCTGCGTAAGCCATCACGTCTTCTTGAATACGTTGCAAAATCAGTTCCATCTCCAGGCTCCCTTCCCGCCACGATCTACCTTCTGCTACTTTTCGGCATCCGTGATTCTTCCCCCTGCCGCCCTGCAAAAGAAAAGCAAGCCTGTATCATTCTCACGACACAGGCTTGCTTTATGAATTACAGCAGCTTCAATCCTTATTTGTTTACCACATTGACAGCTTTACCATCAATAAACGCTTTGATGTTCGCCGCAATCAGATCTACCAAACGCTGGCGGGATTCGTAGCGACGCCAGCCGATATGCGGCGTCATAATCACATTATCCATCGCAAAGAGAGGATTGTCGAGCGCCGGCGGTTCCGGGTCCTGCACGTCTAAGGCAGCGCCCGCAAGACGTCCTTGCTGCAACGCTTCGACCAAATCGTCTTCTTTGATCAGCGCGCCGCGCGAAGTATTGACGATATACGCAGTGGGCTTCATCAGGGCAATACGTTCTTTATTGATGATCTGCCGTGTACTGTCCATCAGCGGGCAATGGAGCGTAATAAAATCGCTTTGCCGCAATACGTCTTCCAGCGAGGCGTTCTTCACATTGCCTTCAGTCCACTCTTTCGGGAAGGGATCATATACCAGCACGTTCATGCCCAAAGCAACGCCGATTTTGATCGATTCGCGGCCAATCGCACCCGCACCGATAACCCCAAGCGTTTTGCCGGCCACTTCAAAGTGCGGCACTTGCAAGAACTTCGTAAAGTTGGAAAAGTCCTTGCGATCCAGCATGCTTTGCTGCTGTGGCAGCGAAGCGCTGAGATTGAGCACAAAGGTCATCGCCAGCTGCGCTACCGCCACCGTGCTGTAGCTGGGAATATTGCAAACGGAAATGCCTTTTTCGCGCGCGGCCACGATATCAATGTTATTATAGCCGGTACCGGCTTCACAAATCAGCTTAACCGAATCCGGGAACCGGGAAATTACATCTTTTCCCACCGGCATTTCCTTAGTAATGACCACAGTCTGTCCCTGTACCCGTTCTAAAATTTGGTCATTGCTTGTGTCGTCATAATTGGTCAGCTCCGTTAACGCCTGTACCGATGAAAAATCAAGCTTTTGGTCAAAATCCAATTTAGTTGCATTCAAAAATACCGTTTTCATAATAACCCTCCTCGTAAAATAAGCGTTTTTCGCTTTTTCCCTCGTTAGGATACTTCCTAATCTGTCATTCCATCTGTATTGTAAGACAATTTTTTATATAATGGAAATGAATATTTCTTATGCAACAAATAACCAAAAGGAATACTAGGCTTTGCGACATACTACGCACTGACCATCCGCCCCGCAGTAGGCAACACAATTCTTGCTTTGATGCTTCCCTTCATATAAGGCTTGATCCGCTCGTTTGATACTTTCCTCCATGCCTAAGTTCACATCTAGCGCGGCTACGCCCAGCGTAACCGTTATCTCCAGCTGTGCCCCTTGATAGACAACCGGCTCTTGCGAGATGGTTTCGCGGATGCGCTCGGCAACATGCAACGCTTCCGACAAAGAAAGTTCCGGCAAAAGAATTAAGAACTCTTCGCCGCCCCAACGGGCAACAATGTCTTCTTCACGCACAGCCGTCTCCATCCGATGCGACACCAGTTGCAGCACTACATCGCCGGCTTCATGACCGTACGTATCGTTAATGATTTTAAAGGAATCAATATCTGCCAAAAGCAAGCTCCCCGACTCGCCGCGGCGCCGCATTCTAGCTAATTCTTCACGCAGGCGTTTCGTAGCGCTGCGACGGTTTTCCAGGCCTGTAAGATAATCGGTGCGGACCGTTTTTTCCATTTTATCCAGCAGCGTCTGCAAAATCATGTTTTTTTCCTCTAGTTCCGCCGCATACCGCTCCAATTGCTTTTTGGCCTGCCTCAACTCCAGGTGAACTTTCACGCGCGCTCGAAACTCATCCGCTTGAAACGGTTTCGTAATATAATCCTGCCCTCCAGCCGCAAACCCTTCAACAATACTCTGAGAATCAGCCAACGCTGTAAGAAACAGTACAGGGATTTCCAGCGTCGTTTCGTCTTCCTTGAGAATTTTACAAACCGAAATGCCATCCATCTCCGGCATCAATATATCCAGCAAGATTAAGTCTACGGTGTCTTTTTTCAACATGTCCAAGGCTTCCGCGCCGCTCGCAGCCAACAACACTTGATACTCTTCTCCGAGGCGTTTGCGAATAATTTTAAGTTCTACCTGACTGTCGTCAACTATGAGTATTTTAGGCCTCTCTTCCATCTTGCACCTCCCTCGCCGACTGTAAGCGTAACTCTTGAAGGGTCTCCAGCAATTCTTTGCGGTCCAGCTTCACTAAGTAACGGTCAAACCCTGCCTGCAGCGCCTGAGTGCGATGTTCCGCACCAGCCAAAGAAGTCAACGCGATAGCCGGTATGTCTTTGAGTGTTTCCTGCCTCCGCAATAAAGCAATCAATTCCAGACCGTCCATCTCCGGCATTTCCATGTCGCTAATAAGCATGTCAAAAGGCTCTTCTTGCAAGTACGTCCATGCTCTTTTCCCGTTTTCGGCAATCTTCACTACATAACCGGCGCTCGCTAAGCAATTTTGAACCAATCGAGCAAATACCGGAGAGTCTTCCGCCAACAAGATTCGTGCTTTCTGGTCCTGCGGTTTATAAAAAACCGCCTCCGGCAACCCTATTCTTTTATTGTATTCCGGCGCCGCATACATAACAAGACTGTGCAAATCCAATACCGTCACAATGCGTCCGTCGACTTGCGCAGACCCGATTATGCCGTTTCCTTGTACGCCGTGTTCATCCAACACCAACGGCAGGCGAATCGCGTCATGAATAAAGCTTGCTAAGAAACCGACTTTAGCATGAAGCTTCTTCGTAACAATTACATAAAGCTTATCCTGCACAATCTCTCTATTTGCAAAAGGCAAATATTCTTCAGGTTGGAAAACACGCAGGGTTTCTCCTTGCAGAAGGGCATACTGCTTTCCTCCTACTTCTTGTAATTGTTCGCGTGAAATCTCTTCAATCCTCGCCACA
The nucleotide sequence above comes from uncultured Anaeromusa sp.. Encoded proteins:
- a CDS encoding diguanylate cyclase yields the protein MEERPKILIVDDSQVELKIIRKRLGEEYQVLLAASGAEALDMLKKDTVDLILLDILMPEMDGISVCKILKEDETTLEIPVLFLTALADSQSIVEGFAAGGQDYITKPFQADEFRARVKVHLELRQAKKQLERYAAELEEKNMILQTLLDKMEKTVRTDYLTGLENRRSATKRLREELARMRRRGESGSLLLADIDSFKIINDTYGHEAGDVVLQLVSHRMETAVREEDIVARWGGEEFLILLPELSLSEALHVAERIRETISQEPVVYQGAQLEITVTLGVAALDVNLGMEESIKRADQALYEGKHQSKNCVAYCGADGQCVVCRKA
- a CDS encoding NAD(P)-dependent oxidoreductase; translation: MKTVFLNATKLDFDQKLDFSSVQALTELTNYDDTSNDQILERVQGQTVVITKEMPVGKDVISRFPDSVKLICEAGTGYNNIDIVAAREKGISVCNIPSYSTVAVAQLAMTFVLNLSASLPQQQSMLDRKDFSNFTKFLQVPHFEVAGKTLGVIGAGAIGRESIKIGVALGMNVLVYDPFPKEWTEGNVKNASLEDVLRQSDFITLHCPLMDSTRQIINKERIALMKPTAYIVNTSRGALIKEDDLVEALQQGRLAGAALDVQDPEPPALDNPLFAMDNVIMTPHIGWRRYESRQRLVDLIAANIKAFIDGKAVNVVNK
- a CDS encoding sigma 54-interacting transcriptional regulator → MELILQRIQEDVMAYAEVMAGVIGVDVEIMDQSFRRIAGTGIYRERVGLDMAAEGLVYQAAISSGVTQIVENPGEHPLCQGCPHCHRCDEKLEICTPIRLEDKTIGIIGLICFTEMQREHVWNKLSMYKSFLEQMAGFIGSKAAEQREAERQRQLMELLNQVLDRMGSGVLILDKENRLVHLNAHAQKQLGLGEEWQGCEVALHLTGDSLHGWEEARLTAGGRTLRVMSEILPVTPSVAEYDRILVIRDWRTVRDDVYHYSQFSEQVTVENILGGSQAMMQLRESIRRVAAFSSTVLITGESGTGKELVARAVHAASRRAEMPFVALNCGAIPEPLLESELFGYVKGAFTGADPKGRIGKFELAHKGTLFLDEIGDMPLYLQVKLLRVLQERTLCRVGSNQQVAVDVRIVAATNKDLEELIRENQFREDLYYRLNVIPLRIPPLRERLEDIRELAEALVRRYASLFDKTLLPMEEAVWELFRAYHWPGNVRELENTLEYMINMAEDGGRITADLVPGTLRKKNVASAADEFPTLEIMEKQLIQQALKRYGHSTEGKKMAAQQLGIGLATLYRKLEKNSDTFLSK
- the dpaL gene encoding diaminopropionate ammonia-lyase, translating into MHICWQDNRSSKFYQHPASSPEKFSLEETAKVRAFHSSFPQYQPTPLRSLPRLAELLGVGGIYVKDESFRFGLNAFKGLGGSYAMGKYLAERLGMDISELPFSRLTGAEVKARLGDITFATTTDGNHGRGVAWTAKMLQQKAVVYMPKGSTEYRLEAIRQEGAEAEIMDWNYDDTVRYTARRAAEEGWVIVQDTAWEGYEEIPLWIMQGYATMADEALEQLKQDHALTAPSHVMIQAGVGSLAGMLQGVLAARYGEERPCLAVVEARPADCLYRSAVANDGSPHAVGGDLTTIMAGLACGEANYMGWELLRDYGEFFFSCSDEVAARGMRVLGNPLRGDAQVISGESGAVPLGLLSLLLERSEWREAKEMLGLTSQSQILLFSTEGDTDPQRYRDVVWDGSYSSGR